Proteins encoded by one window of Planktothrix tepida PCC 9214:
- a CDS encoding two-component system response regulator codes for MNDPQPDNPLANILIVDDTPDNLYLLSAMLTEQGYDVRCVINGSAALMGAIADPPDLILLDIRMPQMSGYDVCKQLKASERTRDIPVIFLSALNEVFDKIQAFEVGGVDYITKPFEIREVLVRIKNQLNLQAAKSQIQQLNTELEQRVKERTRELERANLRLLHMASHDALTGLPNRVFFMERLMGVLAYTHTHPDSQFAVLFLDCDDFKMVNDSLGHLAGDQLLKAVARRLLACIHPNYTLARFEGDEFTVLLEQIQSVDEATFLAQAIQHALSQPFLLYQHEVFINTSIGIVLGTVDYQQPEHLLRDADTAMYQAKALGKARYEVFNRDMHTRALTRLQLENDLRRAIERQEFMVFYQPIICLSTGLISSLEALVRWKHPQRGLVRPDHFIPIAETTGLIIPLGLWVLEQSCLQLKSWQEQALQRQEVFDISISVNLSVKQFSQPGLIEYIDQILARVDLDSKILKLEITESAIMDNPKLASELFEQLKLRKIQLSLDDFGTGYSSLSYLHQFPLDILKIDRSFISNLDSLEKNLEVVQAILNLAHHLGMSVVAEGIETQEQLSLLRLLGCELGQGYLFAQPLDAESMETLLLSHPQW; via the coding sequence ATGAATGACCCTCAACCCGATAACCCACTGGCTAATATTTTGATTGTGGATGATACCCCTGATAATTTATATCTGTTGTCAGCAATGTTAACAGAACAGGGGTATGATGTGCGCTGCGTAATTAATGGTTCCGCAGCTTTAATGGGGGCAATTGCTGACCCACCAGATTTAATTTTATTAGATATCCGTATGCCTCAAATGAGTGGGTATGATGTTTGTAAGCAATTAAAAGCCTCAGAACGTACCCGTGATATTCCGGTCATTTTTTTAAGCGCTTTAAACGAAGTTTTTGATAAAATCCAAGCTTTTGAAGTCGGTGGGGTAGACTATATTACAAAACCCTTTGAAATTCGAGAAGTGTTAGTTAGAATTAAAAATCAACTCAATTTACAAGCAGCAAAATCCCAAATTCAACAGTTAAATACAGAACTAGAACAACGGGTTAAAGAACGCACAAGGGAACTAGAACGAGCGAATTTACGATTGCTACACATGGCATCCCATGATGCCCTCACGGGTTTACCCAATCGAGTCTTTTTTATGGAACGGTTGATGGGTGTTTTAGCTTATACTCACACCCATCCTGATTCTCAATTTGCAGTGTTATTTCTTGATTGTGATGACTTCAAAATGGTGAATGATTCTTTAGGTCATTTAGCTGGAGATCAATTGTTAAAAGCTGTAGCAAGGCGATTATTGGCTTGTATCCATCCGAATTATACCTTAGCTCGATTTGAAGGCGATGAATTTACGGTTTTGTTAGAACAAATTCAATCTGTTGATGAAGCCACCTTCTTAGCCCAAGCTATTCAACACGCTTTAAGCCAGCCTTTTTTACTGTATCAACACGAAGTTTTTATTAATACCAGTATTGGCATTGTTTTAGGAACAGTAGATTATCAACAACCGGAACATTTACTCCGAGATGCAGATACAGCCATGTATCAAGCTAAAGCATTAGGAAAAGCCCGTTATGAAGTCTTTAATCGGGATATGCACACCCGCGCCTTAACTCGTTTACAGTTAGAAAATGACCTGAGACGAGCCATCGAACGTCAAGAATTTATGGTTTTTTATCAACCCATTATCTGCTTATCCACAGGTCTAATTAGTAGTTTAGAAGCTTTAGTTCGTTGGAAACATCCTCAACGGGGATTAGTTCGACCTGATCATTTTATTCCGATTGCAGAAACAACAGGTTTAATTATTCCTTTGGGATTATGGGTTTTAGAACAATCTTGTCTTCAATTAAAGTCTTGGCAAGAACAAGCCCTACAACGCCAAGAAGTTTTTGATATCAGCATCAGTGTTAATTTATCTGTCAAACAATTTTCTCAACCCGGTTTAATCGAATACATTGATCAAATTCTTGCTCGTGTCGATTTAGATAGTAAAATTTTAAAATTAGAAATTACTGAAAGTGCAATTATGGATAATCCAAAATTAGCATCGGAGCTATTTGAACAACTGAAATTGCGTAAAATTCAATTAAGTTTAGACGACTTTGGAACCGGATATTCTTCCTTAAGTTATTTACATCAATTTCCTTTAGATATTCTTAAAATAGATCGCTCTTTTATTAGCAATTTGGATTCCCTAGAAAAAAACTTAGAAGTTGTTCAAGCTATTCTAAATCTTGCCCATCATTTAGGCATGAGTGTTGTGGCTGAAGGCATTGAAACCCAGGAACAATTATCGTTACTTCGGCTTTTGGGTTGTGAATTGGGCCAAGGTTACTTATTCGCTCAACCCCTAGATGCAGAATCGATGGAAACCCTGCTTTTATCCCATCCCCAGTGGTAG
- the fraC gene encoding filament integrity protein FraC — protein sequence MPILIALRVILLRIIRLLASIMIEAWIFKKSFNLSPKVSVQYAMVLNLLANACEWVVFLNAETLLPPEARKELIYYLLIEKIQETSPSIFLLTTFNFTLILFIKWIGFESLKVALSGDISKITKAFQENSEGNIKMSEEYRDFRIILIAHALSYSLFLGLAFTLLILE from the coding sequence ATGCCAATCTTAATCGCCCTGAGAGTTATTTTATTAAGAATTATTCGCCTTTTAGCCTCGATTATGATTGAAGCTTGGATTTTTAAGAAAAGCTTTAATTTATCCCCCAAAGTGAGTGTACAATATGCGATGGTTCTTAACCTATTAGCAAATGCCTGTGAGTGGGTTGTGTTTTTAAATGCAGAAACTCTGTTACCCCCAGAAGCTCGAAAAGAATTAATTTATTATTTGCTGATTGAAAAAATACAAGAAACTTCCCCTTCTATTTTTTTATTAACAACTTTTAATTTTACCTTAATCCTGTTTATTAAATGGATAGGATTTGAATCTTTAAAAGTTGCCTTGAGTGGAGATATATCTAAGATTACTAAAGCCTTTCAAGAAAATTCTGAAGGAAATATTAAAATGAGTGAAGAATATCGTGATTTTAGAATTATATTAATTGCTCATGCTTTAAGTTATTCTTTGTTTTTGGGATTAGCCTTTACATTATTAATTTTAGAATAA
- a CDS encoding DUF5357 family protein, giving the protein MNKFLKALNVLKPDKPLEWRTFLLISLTIWIASILGTTDEEIRNQLAVLSWLALTIAIGFRTSQPPFIIGGIPLSPWVMALSLCLMIYQKTEATRPYFALKLWPLIAACLVFILEFIRDNFKIQSPPPLVRFGFIIIFLIHINIYCWIEFSIRFQDWLENVPEIIPRQEIFKPDSAKINQEFRSSSFRRIDQG; this is encoded by the coding sequence ATGAATAAATTCCTGAAAGCTTTAAATGTTCTTAAACCGGATAAACCCTTAGAATGGAGAACTTTTCTCCTCATCAGTCTGACAATTTGGATTGCTTCTATTTTAGGGACAACTGATGAAGAGATTAGAAATCAATTAGCTGTTTTAAGTTGGTTAGCCCTCACAATAGCCATTGGGTTCAGAACCAGTCAACCTCCCTTTATAATTGGCGGAATTCCCTTAAGTCCTTGGGTCATGGCACTATCACTGTGTTTAATGATTTATCAAAAAACAGAAGCAACCCGACCTTATTTCGCCTTAAAATTATGGCCCTTAATCGCAGCTTGTTTGGTTTTTATTCTGGAATTTATTAGAGATAATTTTAAAATCCAGTCCCCTCCTCCTTTAGTTCGCTTTGGGTTTATTATTATTTTCCTGATTCACATTAATATTTATTGCTGGATCGAATTTTCCATTCGATTTCAGGACTGGTTAGAAAATGTTCCCGAAATTATTCCGAGGCAGGAGATTTTTAAACCGGATTCTGCTAAAATAAATCAGGAGTTTCGATCCTCTTCTTTTCGGAGAATTGATCAAGGATAA
- a CDS encoding ABC transporter permease, translating into MNLKRILTISSNVFLEVVRDRILYIIGVFALLLMASVRLLPEVSAGLENKIILDFGIAMISFLSLLITVFVSANLINKEIEKRTVYLLVSKPVSRAELIIGKHLGISAFIAILVLAMTLLYFGILSFNKISYPFTSLTITVVFLWLKLSLIAAVGILLGVFTSSLLASLLTFGVYIMGSLSRDLLALGKLSQNPALEQIMSGLYIILPDLARLDLKNEAVYGYLPASSVLISNTVYAILYMTLLLSLSIVIFWRREF; encoded by the coding sequence ATGAATTTAAAACGCATTCTAACCATTTCTAGTAACGTTTTTTTAGAAGTTGTGCGCGATCGCATTCTTTATATTATTGGTGTTTTTGCTTTACTGTTAATGGCTTCTGTGCGTTTACTTCCTGAAGTATCCGCCGGGTTAGAAAATAAAATTATTCTCGATTTTGGCATTGCCATGATTAGTTTTCTCAGCTTACTGATTACGGTTTTTGTCAGTGCAAACCTCATCAATAAAGAAATTGAAAAACGAACCGTTTATCTCTTAGTTTCTAAACCCGTTAGTCGGGCAGAATTGATCATCGGGAAACATTTAGGGATCTCAGCATTTATTGCTATTTTAGTTCTGGCGATGACCCTGCTATATTTTGGAATTCTCAGCTTTAATAAAATTTCCTATCCCTTTACCAGTTTGACCATTACTGTTGTCTTTCTGTGGCTTAAATTATCTTTAATTGCAGCCGTCGGGATTTTATTAGGAGTATTTACCAGTTCCCTATTGGCGAGTTTATTAACCTTTGGGGTTTATATCATGGGAAGTTTAAGCCGCGATTTATTGGCATTAGGGAAATTAAGTCAAAACCCAGCTTTAGAACAAATTATGAGCGGACTTTATATCATTTTACCTGATTTAGCCCGACTCGATTTAAAAAATGAGGCTGTTTATGGTTACTTACCCGCCTCCTCAGTATTAATTAGCAATACCGTTTATGCTATTCTTTATATGACGCTTTTGTTATCTCTGTCCATTGTTATTTTCTGGCGAAGAGAATTTTAA
- the larE gene encoding ATP-dependent sacrificial sulfur transferase LarE, with protein MTVTEKLQQIQALFQEMEQALIAYSGGVDSTLVAKIAYDVLGDRALAVTAVSPSLLPEDLEEARLQAAEIGIQHQEIETQEMQNPNYTSNPINRCYFCKSELHDTLKPLAQKWGYSYIVDGVNADDLKDYRPGIQAAKERGVRSPLAEVGLTKLEVREISKFLGLITWDKPAQPCLSSRFPYTEEITIAKLQRVGKAEIYLRKLGWKNLRVRSEVDTARIELPPEQIQEFVLKTNLPQLVQAFQSFGFVYVTLDLEGYRSGKLNQVLPSELLVPSST; from the coding sequence ATGACAGTAACAGAAAAATTACAACAAATTCAAGCTTTATTTCAAGAGATGGAACAAGCATTAATTGCCTATTCAGGAGGGGTAGATAGTACCTTAGTGGCTAAAATTGCTTATGATGTCTTAGGCGATCGCGCCTTAGCTGTCACCGCCGTTTCTCCCTCCTTATTACCGGAAGATTTAGAAGAAGCTCGCCTTCAAGCTGCCGAAATTGGGATTCAACATCAGGAAATTGAAACCCAAGAAATGCAGAATCCAAATTACACCTCAAACCCAATTAATCGTTGCTATTTTTGTAAAAGTGAACTGCACGATACCTTAAAACCTTTAGCTCAAAAATGGGGATATTCCTATATTGTCGATGGGGTAAATGCTGATGATTTAAAAGATTATCGTCCGGGAATTCAAGCCGCCAAAGAACGGGGGGTGAGATCGCCCTTAGCGGAAGTCGGTTTAACGAAACTGGAAGTTCGAGAAATTTCTAAATTCTTAGGGCTAATCACCTGGGATAAACCCGCCCAACCCTGCTTAAGTTCCCGCTTTCCCTATACAGAAGAAATTACTATTGCTAAATTACAACGGGTGGGAAAAGCCGAAATTTATTTAAGGAAATTAGGCTGGAAAAATTTGCGCGTTCGTTCAGAAGTTGATACCGCCCGCATCGAATTACCCCCCGAACAAATCCAAGAATTTGTATTGAAAACCAACCTACCCCAACTTGTTCAAGCGTTTCAAAGCTTTGGGTTTGTTTATGTTACTTTAGATTTAGAGGGGTATCGAAGCGGAAAACTCAATCAAGTTCTACCTTCAGAATTATTAGTTCCGTCCTCAACCTAA
- a CDS encoding cysteine hydrolase family protein gives MGVTPKGWNVNATEAKITRPPLKPRPIPLTTETKTLRLDLAKTALIIIDMQNDFCYSDGWLGYIGVDITPARQPIVPLNTLIPVLRSVQVPIIGLNWENRPNLLNISTGLHHVYNSTGEETGTHIIKNTGSTCL, from the coding sequence TTGGGAGTCACCCCAAAGGGTTGGAATGTCAATGCAACTGAAGCCAAGATTACCCGCCCCCCCCTAAAACCCCGACCCATTCCCCTCACCACCGAAACGAAAACCCTACGTTTGGACTTAGCCAAAACCGCTCTAATTATTATTGATATGCAGAATGATTTCTGTTATTCCGATGGTTGGTTGGGTTATATTGGCGTGGATATCACCCCGGCTAGACAACCTATTGTCCCTTTAAATACCTTAATTCCGGTGTTACGTTCGGTACAGGTTCCTATCATTGGGTTGAACTGGGAAAACCGTCCTAACTTACTCAATATTAGTACAGGTTTGCATCACGTTTACAACTCTACTGGAGAAGAGACCGGAACCCATATTATTAAAAATACAGGTTCTACTTGCTTATAA
- a CDS encoding methyl-accepting chemotaxis protein: MIDTIDKNSSTQKYRLNQFKLRGQMLLGYAVPVFVFAGSTYVVYTNANKVFEAFNQVENVQKTIIEVDRMALAGSNMVANNRAFLIVENEQFLQLYQKNWQTFQQASENLNQMINLADQKQRFDQMQEIGRQFNQYQQQMEALIKQGKRKEAIIVFNTGIGQKLLSNFLKLNYEFNDAETKRLAQENNQARNILQNAVNLLIIGSIFSAFTALIIAWLISSLVSRKIGQAINAIDKSSLEINIAVEQQEKITRSQAVSVNQTTRTMDELGLSAKQASDQAETSTLGAKQVLNLAENGNELVEQTLAEMSQTKDKVRAIAEQILRLSEQTNQIGSISQVVGDLANQTNMLALNAAVEAVRAGEYGKGFSVVASEIRKLADESQKSAHQINALVAEIKQTNSLTSRVTDAGIKSVEMTVDLAQKTANSFSNMSGEINTIVQGSQQISLNAKQQAMAIQQVVEAMNNLNNNAQSSSNGMTQIKLGIQKLNDAAFDLKDIVQETSEAAKKERKMRSYIN; the protein is encoded by the coding sequence ATGATAGATACGATTGATAAAAACTCCAGTACCCAAAAATATAGATTGAATCAATTTAAGCTCAGAGGTCAAATGCTGTTGGGTTATGCTGTTCCCGTATTTGTGTTTGCGGGTTCTACCTATGTTGTTTATACAAATGCGAATAAAGTATTTGAGGCATTTAACCAGGTTGAAAACGTCCAAAAAACGATTATTGAAGTGGATAGAATGGCATTAGCGGGCAGCAATATGGTTGCTAATAATCGAGCTTTTCTTATCGTTGAAAACGAACAATTTTTACAACTCTATCAAAAAAATTGGCAGACGTTTCAACAAGCGAGCGAAAATTTGAATCAAATGATTAACCTTGCTGATCAAAAGCAACGATTTGATCAAATGCAAGAAATTGGGAGACAGTTTAATCAATATCAACAACAGATGGAAGCTTTAATTAAACAGGGGAAAAGAAAAGAAGCTATTATTGTTTTTAATACAGGTATAGGTCAAAAGTTACTTTCAAATTTTTTGAAGCTTAATTATGAATTTAATGATGCCGAAACTAAAAGACTAGCTCAAGAAAATAATCAAGCTAGAAATATCCTTCAAAATGCAGTTAATTTATTAATTATAGGTTCAATATTTTCTGCTTTTACTGCTTTAATTATTGCTTGGTTAATTTCTTCTTTAGTCAGTCGTAAAATAGGGCAAGCGATTAACGCGATTGATAAATCATCCTTAGAAATTAATATTGCTGTTGAACAACAGGAAAAAATTACCAGGAGTCAAGCCGTTTCTGTTAATCAGACCACCCGGACAATGGATGAATTAGGATTATCAGCTAAACAAGCAAGTGACCAAGCAGAAACTTCAACTCTAGGGGCTAAACAAGTTTTAAACTTAGCAGAAAATGGCAATGAATTAGTCGAACAGACTTTAGCTGAAATGAGCCAAACGAAGGATAAAGTCAGAGCCATTGCTGAACAAATATTACGTCTGAGTGAACAAACGAATCAAATCGGAAGTATTTCTCAAGTCGTCGGGGATTTAGCCAATCAAACCAATATGTTAGCCCTCAATGCTGCGGTAGAAGCTGTTCGAGCCGGAGAATATGGAAAAGGGTTTTCTGTCGTCGCCTCTGAAATTCGTAAGTTAGCAGATGAAAGTCAAAAATCTGCTCACCAAATCAATGCTTTAGTAGCTGAAATTAAACAAACTAATAGTTTAACCAGTCGGGTGACAGATGCGGGAATTAAAAGTGTAGAAATGACCGTTGATTTAGCTCAAAAAACGGCTAATTCTTTTAGTAATATGTCAGGAGAAATCAATACTATTGTTCAGGGTTCTCAGCAAATTTCACTCAACGCAAAACAACAAGCTATGGCTATTCAACAAGTTGTAGAAGCCATGAATAACCTTAATAATAATGCCCAGAGTAGCAGTAATGGCATGACTCAAATTAAGTTAGGCATTCAAAAGCTCAATGATGCAGCATTTGATTTAAAAGATATTGTCCAGGAAACATCAGAAGCCGCTAAAAAGGAACGAAAAATGAGAAGCTATATCAATTAA
- a CDS encoding CocE/NonD family hydrolase gives MNILQETASLITRDNIRLDADIYRPQTEEKLPVLLMRQPYGKAIASTVVYAHPKWYAQQGYIVVIQDVRGRGTSEGEFKLFTHEIEDGFDTVNWVAHLPYSNGQVGMYGFSYQGMTQIYAASTRPQALKTVCPAMMSHDLYADWAYEGGAFCLYANLGWAIQISAETARLKGNETAYNILYQASRNLLFFDAIPSSPEVLKIHDPDSFYHDWLAHDQPDEYWQNLSPKLENLDLPMLHIGGWFDTYLRGTIHFYQAMVNRSQHPQHLIIGPWAHLPWGRKVGGLNYGLTASTFIDTLQIQWFDTFLKGKENPIFNQNRVCLFEMGSQDWREFKHLPSSSSLVYYLSTNGLANLREDAGILTPNCPKNPQEDVFVHDPWRPVPALGGHVMYPTGSFDRSNLDCRSDIVTYTSEPLSQDLHLTGDLTAEIYCSADKPSFDLCAVLSEVKLDGSVYNFSQGYQRINLDNSTENSVLNREQNINLYQIKLQPTCIKIPQGHCLRLSVSAACFPAYPVNPGTGKPVNQTRLIDYQIITLTIYSGDSFPSNIRVSTSA, from the coding sequence ATGAATATACTTCAAGAAACAGCCTCTCTCATCACCCGTGATAACATTCGACTCGATGCAGATATTTACCGACCCCAAACCGAAGAAAAATTACCCGTTTTATTAATGCGACAACCCTACGGAAAAGCGATCGCATCGACCGTTGTTTATGCCCATCCTAAATGGTATGCTCAACAAGGGTATATTGTGGTGATTCAAGATGTTAGAGGGCGGGGAACTTCAGAAGGAGAATTTAAACTTTTTACCCATGAAATAGAAGATGGATTTGATACCGTTAATTGGGTTGCTCATCTTCCCTATAGTAATGGTCAGGTGGGAATGTATGGCTTTTCCTATCAAGGAATGACCCAAATTTATGCCGCTTCAACTCGTCCCCAAGCTTTAAAAACCGTATGTCCGGCGATGATGAGTCATGATTTATATGCAGATTGGGCCTATGAAGGGGGTGCTTTTTGTTTATATGCTAACTTAGGATGGGCGATACAAATTTCAGCCGAAACAGCCCGATTAAAAGGGAACGAAACCGCTTATAATATACTTTATCAAGCGTCTCGAAATTTACTATTTTTTGATGCCATTCCTAGCAGTCCAGAGGTGTTAAAAATTCATGATCCAGATTCATTTTATCACGATTGGTTAGCTCATGATCAACCCGATGAATATTGGCAAAACCTATCTCCAAAATTAGAGAATTTAGATTTACCCATGCTGCATATTGGGGGTTGGTTTGATACCTATTTAAGAGGAACCATTCATTTCTATCAAGCAATGGTAAATCGCAGTCAACACCCCCAACACTTAATTATCGGCCCTTGGGCTCATCTTCCCTGGGGGCGAAAAGTCGGGGGACTCAATTATGGCTTAACAGCATCAACCTTTATTGATACGCTACAAATTCAATGGTTTGATACCTTTTTAAAAGGCAAAGAAAATCCTATTTTTAATCAAAATCGGGTTTGTTTATTTGAAATGGGGAGTCAAGACTGGCGAGAATTCAAACATTTGCCGTCCTCTTCTTCCCTGGTATATTATTTATCAACAAATGGACTCGCTAATTTACGAGAAGATGCTGGAATATTAACTCCTAATTGTCCTAAAAACCCTCAAGAAGATGTCTTTGTTCATGACCCTTGGCGTCCGGTTCCAGCACTCGGAGGTCATGTTATGTATCCAACGGGTTCCTTTGACCGTTCTAATTTAGATTGTCGCAGCGATATTGTGACTTATACCTCTGAACCGTTGAGCCAAGATTTACATTTAACGGGAGATTTAACAGCAGAAATTTATTGTAGTGCAGATAAACCCAGTTTTGATTTATGTGCAGTTTTATCGGAAGTTAAACTGGATGGCAGCGTTTATAATTTTAGTCAAGGTTATCAACGAATTAACCTCGATAACTCTACCGAAAATTCTGTATTAAACCGAGAACAAAATATTAATTTATATCAAATAAAACTGCAACCTACTTGTATTAAAATTCCGCAAGGTCATTGTTTACGTTTAAGTGTCAGTGCGGCTTGTTTTCCAGCTTATCCAGTTAACCCAGGAACAGGAAAACCGGTTAATCAAACTCGTCTAATCGATTATCAAATCATCACATTAACAATTTACTCTGGAGATAGTTTCCCTTCAAATATTAGAGTATCAACTTCTGCCTAG
- a CDS encoding CTP synthase has product MTKFVFITGGVVSSIGKGIVAASLGRLLKSRNYSVSILKLDPYINVDPGTMSPFQHGEVFVTEDGAETDLDLGHYERFTDTSMSRLNSVTAGGIYQAVINKERRGDYQGGTVQVIPHITNECKERIHRVAKNTNPDVVITEVGGTVGDIESLPFLEAIRQFRKDVGRKNVIYLHVTLIPWIGASGEMKTKPTQHSVKELRSIGIQPDILVCRCDRQIPLGIKEKIAGFCDVEADCVITSRDANSIYEVPLLLEQEGLAEQSLKLLQLEQREPNLTAWQTLVDRLYHRDLNTKCPLPHPNIKIAIVGKYIQLTDAYLSVVEALRHAAVQVGAELSLEWINSEDIEGNSPETYLKNVQGIVVPGGFGQRGTDGKIAAIEYAREQKIPFLGLCLGMQCSVIEWARHQARLERAHSSEFDPETPNPVIHLLPEQQDVVDLGGTMRLGLYPCRLQPDTLAFKLYQKEVVYERHRHRYEFNNAYRTLFLESGYTISGTSPDGRLVEIIEFPNHPFFVATQFHPEFQSRPNSPHPLFQGFVEATTHLLKKTQTLTTQPSNGQLNPTELQSPSVLNSPAEVS; this is encoded by the coding sequence ATGACTAAGTTTGTTTTTATAACGGGTGGAGTGGTATCCAGTATTGGCAAAGGAATTGTTGCTGCGAGTTTAGGACGCCTCCTCAAGTCCCGGAACTATTCCGTCTCTATTCTTAAGCTTGATCCTTATATTAATGTTGACCCTGGAACCATGAGTCCCTTCCAGCATGGTGAAGTTTTCGTCACTGAGGATGGGGCGGAAACCGATTTAGACCTGGGACACTATGAACGCTTCACCGATACCTCTATGTCCCGTCTCAATAGTGTCACGGCTGGCGGAATTTATCAAGCTGTGATTAATAAAGAACGTCGAGGAGACTATCAAGGAGGAACTGTTCAAGTCATTCCTCATATTACTAATGAATGTAAAGAACGCATTCATCGAGTGGCAAAAAATACGAATCCAGATGTTGTGATTACCGAGGTGGGAGGAACCGTTGGTGATATTGAATCCTTACCTTTTTTAGAAGCGATTCGTCAATTTCGTAAAGATGTAGGACGCAAAAATGTTATTTATTTACACGTTACCTTAATTCCTTGGATTGGTGCTTCCGGGGAAATGAAAACAAAACCCACCCAACATTCGGTTAAAGAATTACGATCCATTGGCATTCAACCGGATATTTTAGTGTGTCGTTGCGATCGCCAAATTCCCCTGGGAATTAAAGAAAAAATTGCCGGATTTTGTGATGTAGAAGCTGATTGTGTGATTACCTCCCGTGATGCCAATAGTATCTATGAAGTGCCTTTACTTTTAGAACAAGAAGGACTTGCAGAACAAAGCTTAAAGCTGTTACAATTAGAGCAACGAGAACCCAATTTAACCGCATGGCAAACTTTAGTTGATCGGCTTTATCATCGAGATCTCAATACAAAATGTCCACTCCCCCATCCCAACATTAAAATTGCCATTGTGGGGAAATATATCCAGTTAACGGATGCCTATTTATCCGTTGTTGAAGCCCTACGTCATGCAGCCGTTCAAGTGGGTGCAGAATTAAGTTTAGAATGGATTAACTCAGAAGATATTGAAGGCAATAGCCCTGAAACTTACCTCAAAAATGTGCAAGGGATTGTCGTTCCTGGAGGATTTGGGCAACGCGGAACCGATGGTAAAATTGCAGCCATTGAATATGCACGGGAACAAAAAATCCCCTTCTTGGGATTATGTTTAGGAATGCAATGTTCAGTGATAGAATGGGCGCGTCATCAAGCTAGACTTGAACGAGCCCATAGCTCTGAATTTGACCCGGAAACCCCTAATCCTGTCATTCATTTATTACCCGAACAGCAAGACGTTGTAGACTTAGGGGGAACCATGCGTTTAGGGTTATATCCCTGCCGTTTACAACCGGATACTTTAGCGTTTAAACTGTATCAGAAGGAAGTTGTTTATGAGCGCCATCGTCATCGTTATGAATTTAATAATGCCTACCGAACATTATTCTTAGAATCTGGCTATACGATTAGTGGGACTTCCCCCGATGGTCGTTTAGTAGAAATTATTGAATTTCCCAATCATCCTTTCTTTGTTGCGACCCAATTTCACCCCGAATTTCAGTCTCGACCTAATAGCCCTCACCCCCTATTTCAAGGATTTGTGGAAGCAACAACCCACTTATTAAAAAAAACCCAAACCTTAACAACTCAACCTAGCAACGGGCAATTAAACCCAACCGAATTACAGTCTCCTTCCGTGCTTAATTCTCCGGCGGAAGTATCCTAA